The following is a genomic window from Oceanibaculum indicum P24.
CCCCGGGATCCAGGGGCGCCACATCCAGACCAGGATATGCGCGACGATCGCAATCGCCGTGAATATCATGAAGCCTTGGATGAAGAAGCCGTGGACCTCGCGTGCTTCACTTTCGGTCAGACCCGAAAGCGAAACGTTTGATGAGTCCGCCATCAAATTCACCTCCTTGCCTCGAATGCCGCGGCACCCCCGCGGCCGGGTTCGGGATGGTCCTCCAGGGAAGGCCGCCCCGAGGCTTCACCGGCGTCGAGGACACCGGCGAATGTGCGGGCTATGCGTGGAACGCGTAGCCGACAACGGCGTGGGCCGAGGCGCGGGCCTCGGCGAAAACGGATTGGCCGGGGGCATCGTCCCCGTGCCGGAACACGCGGCCGATCCGGGCCGCCATGGCGACCAGGAGGCACAGCGGATAGACCAGCAGCAGCAGCCTGCCCATCGTGACGCGATCCGATTCGCGGTCACGGTGGTAACTCCGCACGGATTGTCCGTTTTCTGTCGCAGAGATCATGATGTTGCCTCCCTTCGGATCAGGCCTTCTGTCATCGGGGCGTTGCTCATGCGTAGGCTCCGATGGATTGCGCGGCATGATCGACATGCCGCTTGGCGACTTCCGCCGCATCGAGGCGACGTGCCTCGCGCTCGGCGGCGTCGCGCAGACGTTTGGCGGCGGAAATCCGCGCCAGAACCGGTTCCCTGTTGATGCGGTCGGCCAGTGCCGCATGGGCCTCGTCGGTCCAGGGCAGCTCGCCCTGCGGACGGGCGGCGGTCGCCTCGATGGCGTCTAGCTCATTGGCGTGCGGCAGGATGTCGAACAGCACGTCGAACAGGGAATTGCAGACTTCCTGGATCATCCAGGACGCCCCGGAATAGCCCATGACCGGCGTGCCGGTGTGGCGCCGCACGATGGCACCGGGGTAGGACAACTGGATGAACCGCCCGCGCCCCCTGGTCTCGGCCAGGTACATGCGCTCGTTGAAGGAGCCGAACAGGATCATCGGCGTCTTCGACAGGGTG
Proteins encoded in this region:
- the pufB gene encoding light-harvesting antenna LH1, beta subunit, yielding MADSSNVSLSGLTESEAREVHGFFIQGFMIFTAIAIVAHILVWMWRPWIPGPNGYASLEGATETARTLLSMIA